Proteins encoded in a region of the Chelonoidis abingdonii isolate Lonesome George chromosome 2, CheloAbing_2.0, whole genome shotgun sequence genome:
- the CBLN2 gene encoding cerebellin-2, which yields MPTPSGSGCWPLPKMPGLGRRGALPEPAGCCSCLAAALALLLLLLLPAGCPVRAQNDTEPIVLEGKCLVVCDSSPSADGAITSSLGISVRSGSAKVAFSATRSTNHEPSEMSNRTMTIYFDQVLVNIGNHFDLASSIFVAPRKGIYSFSFHVVKVYNRQTIQVSLMQNGYPVISAFAGDQDVTREAASNGVLLHMEREDKVHLKLERGNLMGGWKYSTFSGFLVFPL from the exons ATGCCGACGCCGAGCGGGAgcggctgctggcccctgccgAAGATGCCGGGGCTAGGGCGGCGGGGGGCCCTGCCGGAGCCCGcgggctgctgctcctgcctggcgGCGgcgctggccctgctgctgctcttgctgctgcCGGCCGGCTGCCCGGTGCGTGCGCAGAACGACACAGAGCCCATCGTGCTGGAGGGCAAGTGCCTGGTGGTTTGCGACTCCAGCCCGTCAGCGGACGGGGCCATCACCTCCTCTTTGGGGATCTCGGTGCGCTCGGGCAGCGCCAAGGTGGCCTTCTCGGCCACCAGGAGCACCAACCACGAGCCGTCGGAGATGAGCAACCGCACCATGACCATCTACTTCGACCAG GTATTAGTTAATATTGGCAACCATTTTGATCTTGCATCCAGTATATTTGTAGCACCAAGAAAAGGGATTTATAGTTTCAGTTTCCACGTGGTCAAGGTCTATAACAGACAAACTATCCAG GTAAGTTTAATGCAAAATGGCTacccagtgatttcagcttttgCAGGGGATCAGGATGTCaccagagaagcagccagcaATGGGGTCTTGCTCCACATGGAGAGAGAAGACAAAGTGCATCTCAAACTGGAAAGGGGTAACCTCATGGGAGGGTGGAAATACTCAACCTTTTCTGGCTTCTTAGTCTTTCCACTATAA